Proteins co-encoded in one Streptomyces sp. JH34 genomic window:
- a CDS encoding FAD-dependent oxidoreductase: MLRVAVVGSGPSGVYTAQELLRQSRVPDVRVHVLDRLPTPYGLVRYGVAPDHEKIKSLQGSLRTVLEDDRITFAGHVEVGGTGGVSPARLRELYHAVVYCVGAAADRPLSVPGEGLPGSFSATEFVSWYSAHPDAAAGGFALRARSAVVIGVGNVAVDVARILARGAAELRGTDVPRAALDMLGASRVREVHIVGRRGPSAARFTTKELRELGALPRARMVVDGTELALDTAYAAAAEGPGEPLPAVVRRNLDVLRGWAGDPPPAAPDEGRRIRLRFFLRPVELLEREGRVAGVRFARTVPDGSGGVRDTGAYEDIEAQLVLRAVGYRGTPLPGLPFDPARGTVPHVAGRVVRDGRTSPGEYVAGWIKRGPTGVIGSNRSCAKETVASLVEDAPLLVGREVPSDPLGALREQGLRPVEWDGWLSIERAESALGRSLGRGRVKIPDWSGLLDAARGGP; this comes from the coding sequence GTGCTCCGTGTCGCCGTCGTCGGTTCGGGTCCCAGCGGGGTCTACACGGCCCAGGAGCTGCTGCGGCAGTCACGGGTGCCCGATGTGCGGGTGCACGTGCTGGACCGGCTTCCCACGCCGTACGGGCTGGTCCGCTACGGCGTGGCGCCCGACCACGAGAAGATCAAGTCGCTGCAGGGCAGTCTCCGGACGGTCCTGGAGGACGACCGGATCACCTTCGCCGGCCATGTCGAGGTGGGCGGCACCGGCGGGGTGTCACCCGCCCGGCTGAGGGAGCTCTACCACGCGGTGGTCTACTGCGTCGGCGCGGCGGCCGACCGGCCGCTCTCCGTACCCGGTGAGGGGCTGCCGGGGAGTTTCTCCGCCACCGAGTTCGTCTCCTGGTACAGCGCCCACCCGGACGCGGCCGCCGGGGGCTTCGCGCTCCGGGCCCGTTCCGCCGTGGTGATCGGGGTCGGCAACGTGGCGGTCGACGTGGCCCGGATACTCGCCCGCGGCGCGGCGGAACTGCGGGGCACGGACGTGCCGCGGGCCGCTCTCGACATGCTCGGGGCGAGCCGGGTGCGTGAGGTGCACATCGTCGGCAGGCGCGGCCCCTCGGCCGCCAGGTTCACCACCAAGGAGCTGCGCGAGCTCGGTGCGCTTCCCAGGGCCCGGATGGTCGTCGACGGGACGGAACTGGCGCTCGACACGGCGTACGCCGCCGCGGCGGAGGGTCCCGGGGAGCCGCTGCCCGCCGTCGTCCGGCGCAATCTGGACGTGCTGCGCGGGTGGGCGGGTGACCCACCGCCCGCGGCGCCGGACGAGGGGCGCCGCATCCGGCTGCGGTTCTTCCTGCGCCCGGTCGAACTGCTGGAACGGGAGGGCAGGGTGGCGGGGGTACGGTTCGCGCGGACGGTGCCGGACGGCTCCGGCGGCGTGCGGGACACGGGGGCGTACGAGGACATCGAGGCGCAGCTGGTCCTGCGCGCCGTGGGCTACCGGGGGACGCCCCTGCCGGGCCTGCCGTTCGACCCGGCGCGGGGCACGGTGCCCCATGTGGCGGGCCGGGTGGTCAGGGACGGCAGGACGTCACCCGGGGAGTACGTCGCCGGATGGATCAAGCGGGGCCCCACCGGCGTCATCGGTTCGAACAGGTCGTGCGCCAAGGAGACGGTCGCCTCGCTGGTCGAGGACGCGCCGCTCCTCGTCGGCCGGGAGGTCCCCTCCGACCCACTGGGCGCTCTCCGGGAGCAGGGACTGCGGCCGGTGGAGTGGGACGGATGGCTCTCCATCGAACGCGCCGAGTCGGCGCTGGGCCGCTCGCTCGGACGCGGGCGGGTGAAGATTCCCGACTGGTCAGGGCTGCTCGACGCGGCCCGGGGCGGCCCCTGA
- a CDS encoding DUF305 domain-containing protein produces MPRRTAQVRSAALAATLVAAVVALSGCDGGGGGTKAGADEGPSIVAPGKPGEPARTLSAEEAVKAAGDDTPNSADFRYARMMIEHHEQALVLTGLVPGRAASSSVERLAERISASQKPEIGAMEGWLKNNGGDGREETHDHSAMPGMATDEQIEQLRAAHGKAFDRMFLELMITHHQGAVTMATEALADGNNVLVEEMANDVVAQQTVEIDRMRGLMT; encoded by the coding sequence ATGCCCCGTCGGACCGCGCAGGTGCGCTCGGCCGCCCTCGCGGCCACGCTCGTGGCCGCTGTTGTCGCGCTGAGCGGCTGCGACGGAGGCGGCGGCGGGACGAAGGCCGGGGCGGACGAGGGTCCTTCGATCGTGGCGCCCGGGAAGCCCGGCGAGCCGGCCAGGACGCTGTCGGCCGAGGAAGCGGTGAAGGCGGCCGGGGACGACACCCCCAACTCCGCCGACTTCCGCTACGCGCGCATGATGATCGAACATCACGAACAGGCCCTTGTCCTCACCGGTCTCGTCCCCGGACGGGCGGCCTCCTCGTCGGTCGAACGGCTCGCCGAGCGCATATCGGCGTCCCAGAAGCCGGAGATCGGCGCGATGGAGGGCTGGCTGAAGAACAACGGCGGCGACGGGCGAGAGGAGACGCACGACCACTCCGCGATGCCGGGTATGGCCACCGACGAGCAGATCGAGCAGCTGCGCGCCGCCCACGGGAAGGCGTTCGACCGGATGTTCCTCGAGTTGATGATCACCCATCACCAGGGTGCGGTCACCATGGCGACCGAGGCCCTGGCGGACGGAAACAACGTCCTGGTGGAGGAGATGGCCAACGACGTCGTCGCCCAGCAGACCGTGGAGATCGACCGGATGCGCGGGCTGATGACCTGA
- a CDS encoding HAD-IA family hydrolase yields MRIKGVLFDFSGTLFRIEPVDAWLRAVLDARGTVVEQADFSQYARRLTAAGALPGGPAPERVPPSLADVWAERDSGAGQHRAAYTGLAREVALPDPGLYDALYERHMSPAAWQPYPDAAEVLRSLRRDGVAVGVLSNIGWDLRPVFRAHGLDELIDTYVLSYEHGVQKPDPRLFRTACSLLGCEPADVVMVGDDRHADAGAAAVGCDVRFVDHLPVAERPDGLRALGLPGPAG; encoded by the coding sequence ATGCGGATCAAAGGTGTGCTTTTCGACTTCTCAGGGACGCTCTTCCGGATCGAGCCCGTCGACGCGTGGCTGCGCGCCGTCCTGGACGCCCGGGGCACGGTCGTGGAACAGGCCGACTTCTCGCAGTACGCACGTCGACTGACCGCCGCCGGAGCGCTGCCCGGGGGCCCGGCCCCCGAGAGGGTCCCGCCGTCGCTGGCAGACGTGTGGGCCGAGCGCGACAGCGGCGCCGGGCAGCACAGGGCGGCCTACACCGGTCTGGCCCGTGAGGTGGCCCTCCCGGATCCGGGCCTGTACGACGCGCTGTACGAGCGCCACATGAGCCCCGCCGCCTGGCAGCCGTACCCCGACGCGGCGGAGGTCCTGCGCTCGCTGCGCCGCGACGGCGTCGCGGTCGGTGTACTGAGCAATATCGGGTGGGACCTGCGCCCCGTCTTCCGCGCGCACGGCCTGGACGAGCTGATCGACACGTACGTCCTGTCTTACGAACACGGCGTCCAGAAGCCCGATCCGCGCCTGTTCCGCACGGCGTGCTCGCTGCTGGGGTGCGAACCCGCGGATGTGGTCATGGTCGGTGACGACCGCCACGCGGACGCGGGTGCGGCGGCCGTGGGCTGTGACGTGCGCTTCGTCGACCACCTGCCCGTGGCGGAGCGGCCGGACGGACTCCGGGCTCTCGGGCTTCCGGGGCCAGCGGGGTGA
- a CDS encoding phosphatase PAP2 family protein, with protein sequence MHSPPLPPRPRARLLITGLVCSSLSLVLLVLVAVRWSPLMSLDTTVAESLHRDAVTEPGLVHVNRVLTDWVWDPWTMRVLTAVVVIALWWRGSRLLAGWVAATSLLATLVQQGLKAAVGRERPRWLDPVDSAHYAAFPSGHVMTAVVTCGLLMWLLRLHGAQQALWWGALVLAVISVAGVAFTRVYLGVHWLSDVVGGVLLGGAVVALSAAVYAQRTRWPAGTGESPL encoded by the coding sequence ATGCACTCCCCTCCCCTCCCTCCGCGCCCCCGGGCCCGTCTGCTGATCACGGGCCTCGTCTGCTCCTCGCTGTCCCTCGTCCTGCTCGTGCTGGTCGCTGTCCGCTGGTCGCCCCTCATGTCGCTGGACACCACGGTGGCCGAGTCCCTGCACCGCGACGCGGTGACCGAACCGGGACTGGTCCACGTCAACCGGGTGCTGACGGACTGGGTGTGGGACCCCTGGACGATGCGCGTCCTGACGGCTGTCGTCGTGATCGCCCTGTGGTGGCGCGGGTCACGGCTGCTCGCCGGGTGGGTCGCCGCGACCAGCCTGCTGGCCACGCTGGTCCAGCAAGGGCTGAAGGCCGCGGTGGGGCGGGAACGCCCCCGGTGGCTCGACCCGGTGGACTCGGCGCACTACGCGGCCTTTCCCTCGGGGCACGTCATGACCGCCGTGGTGACCTGCGGGCTCCTGATGTGGCTGCTTCGCCTGCACGGCGCGCAGCAGGCCCTGTGGTGGGGTGCGCTGGTGCTCGCCGTGATCTCGGTGGCGGGAGTGGCCTTCACACGCGTCTACCTGGGCGTGCACTGGCTGAGCGACGTGGTGGGCGGGGTGCTGCTGGGAGGGGCGGTGGTCGCGCTCTCCGCGGCCGTATACGCCCAGCGCACCCGGTGGCCGGCCGGTACCGGGGAGAGCCCCTTGTAG
- a CDS encoding M56 family metallopeptidase: MLVSLVLLLLGALAAVVAPGLMARARWPEREPVVALWVWQCVVAGVLLSFGLSMTFSAAAAWQAVRGHVFAPAPHAVVEAYALGAYGPWSAVIAVLLALGGVWTAAMLVREIHRARARRRQRRTELLVRSPLMPGEEAGGGRLVVLEGERPDAWWLPGAAPQLVVTTAALGRLKGRQLDAVLAHEQGHARARHDWLLHCSDALATGFPQVPVFAAFRDEMHHLVELAADDVASRRFGRLTIALALVELNEDRGVFGPAPASGAGMPLRVNRLLGPVERLTAGRRLRLTAAAALVPVVPLLVAFVPGLSALG; this comes from the coding sequence ATGTTGGTCTCCCTCGTGCTGCTGCTGCTCGGTGCACTGGCTGCCGTCGTGGCCCCGGGCCTGATGGCGAGGGCCCGATGGCCCGAGCGTGAGCCGGTCGTGGCCCTGTGGGTGTGGCAGTGCGTGGTCGCGGGCGTCCTGCTGTCCTTCGGGCTGTCCATGACCTTCAGCGCGGCTGCCGCGTGGCAGGCGGTGCGCGGTCATGTCTTCGCTCCCGCGCCGCACGCCGTGGTCGAGGCGTACGCCCTCGGGGCGTACGGACCGTGGTCGGCCGTCATCGCGGTCCTGCTCGCGCTCGGCGGAGTATGGACGGCCGCCATGCTCGTACGCGAGATCCACCGGGCCCGGGCCCGCCGCAGGCAGCGGCGCACCGAACTGCTGGTCCGTTCCCCGCTGATGCCGGGCGAGGAGGCCGGCGGCGGGCGTCTCGTGGTGCTGGAGGGCGAACGGCCCGACGCGTGGTGGCTGCCGGGCGCCGCTCCCCAACTGGTCGTCACGACCGCGGCACTCGGTCGGCTGAAGGGCCGTCAGCTCGATGCCGTACTGGCCCACGAGCAGGGGCACGCACGGGCTCGCCACGACTGGCTCCTGCACTGCTCGGACGCGCTCGCGACGGGCTTCCCCCAGGTGCCGGTGTTCGCCGCGTTCCGCGACGAGATGCACCATCTCGTCGAACTGGCCGCCGACGACGTGGCGTCACGGCGCTTCGGTCGACTGACGATCGCGCTCGCCTTGGTCGAACTCAACGAGGACCGCGGTGTGTTCGGCCCCGCGCCCGCCTCCGGTGCCGGGATGCCGCTCAGGGTGAACCGCCTGCTCGGTCCGGTGGAGCGGCTCACCGCCGGCCGCCGTCTGCGGCTGACCGCCGCGGCGGCACTGGTACCCGTGGTGCCGCTGCTGGTCGCATTCGTGCCGGGACTCAGCGCTCTGGGATAG
- a CDS encoding DUF5134 domain-containing protein → MHGPALSGWLLMVLCGATGAYCLLRTRDGTPRERGSARAEALMGFGMAAMAVPPALFTLPEWMWVVYAVLFGAAALHAVVHAGGGGHLHHVVGSLAMVYMAVVMAPGASHVAPGGHLGHGAEAAGGVPALTGALLVYYALYVLRSAGRLIPAPAPAGVPAGAGGVPGPSWDARPELALACRLAMGTAMFAMLLTL, encoded by the coding sequence GTGCACGGACCGGCGCTGTCCGGCTGGCTGCTCATGGTGCTGTGCGGGGCCACGGGGGCGTACTGCCTGCTGCGGACCCGCGACGGCACGCCACGGGAACGCGGATCGGCGCGCGCCGAGGCGCTGATGGGGTTCGGGATGGCCGCGATGGCGGTGCCCCCGGCCCTGTTCACGCTTCCGGAATGGATGTGGGTGGTCTACGCGGTGCTGTTCGGCGCCGCCGCCCTGCACGCGGTGGTGCACGCCGGGGGCGGTGGCCACCTGCACCATGTGGTCGGCTCCCTCGCGATGGTCTACATGGCCGTGGTCATGGCGCCCGGCGCTTCCCACGTGGCGCCGGGGGGCCACCTGGGACACGGGGCGGAGGCCGCCGGAGGCGTACCCGCGCTGACGGGAGCACTCCTCGTCTACTACGCGCTCTACGTCCTGCGTTCGGCGGGACGGCTGATCCCCGCGCCGGCACCGGCCGGTGTGCCGGCCGGTGCCGGCGGGGTGCCGGGCCCGTCGTGGGACGCGCGGCCGGAGCTCGCGCTGGCGTGCAGGCTGGCCATGGGGACCGCCATGTTCGCCATGCTTCTCACCCTGTGA
- a CDS encoding GNAT family N-acetyltransferase — translation MDIAPATARAELTFRDATEDDVPALVRLVESAYRGDASRAGWTTEADILQGQRTDAEGVREVLAAPSGRVLVAERDGGPVACCQLEHRGTAAYFGMFAVRPELQGAGLGKVIIAEAERTAREGWGVNEMHMTVISVREELIAWYERRGYRRTGELTPFPYGDERFGVPQRDDLAFELLVKEL, via the coding sequence ATGGACATCGCACCGGCCACGGCACGGGCAGAACTGACCTTCCGCGACGCGACCGAGGACGACGTGCCGGCCCTGGTGCGCCTCGTCGAGTCCGCCTACCGGGGTGACGCGAGCCGGGCCGGATGGACCACCGAGGCCGACATCCTCCAGGGGCAGCGCACCGACGCGGAGGGGGTGCGTGAGGTGCTCGCGGCCCCCTCGGGCAGGGTCCTCGTCGCCGAGCGGGACGGCGGGCCGGTCGCCTGCTGCCAGCTCGAACACCGGGGGACGGCAGCGTACTTCGGCATGTTCGCGGTCAGGCCCGAGCTGCAGGGCGCCGGTCTCGGCAAGGTGATCATCGCCGAGGCGGAGCGCACGGCGCGCGAGGGCTGGGGCGTGAACGAGATGCACATGACGGTGATCTCGGTCCGCGAGGAGCTGATCGCCTGGTACGAGCGGCGCGGCTACCGCCGCACGGGGGAGCTCACACCCTTCCCGTACGGCGACGAGCGCTTCGGGGTCCCGCAGCGCGACGACCTCGCGTTCGAGCTGCTGGTCAAGGAGCTGTAG
- a CDS encoding glycerophosphodiester phosphodiesterase family protein, with protein MGVEPENTLRSFAHAERAGMDAVELDLHLSKDGALAVMHDAAVDRTTDGRGLIAEKTMAELRELDAGQGERVPVFEEVLDAIGSPVQAEIKDVAAARALAEVMLRRDLAGRVEVSSFHDEAVAEIAQLVPGVRTVLIASRWEGDVVDRAKAAGAATLALNIRRITLEVVERAHAEGLKVIGWVVNTQDHLRLVRALGLDGATTDYPEIRRAGRFTA; from the coding sequence ATGGGTGTCGAGCCGGAGAACACGCTGCGTTCGTTCGCGCACGCGGAGCGGGCGGGCATGGACGCCGTGGAACTGGATCTCCATCTGAGCAAGGACGGCGCGCTGGCCGTGATGCACGACGCCGCCGTGGACCGTACGACGGACGGGCGGGGGCTGATCGCCGAGAAGACGATGGCGGAGCTCCGCGAGCTCGACGCCGGGCAGGGCGAGCGGGTGCCCGTCTTCGAGGAGGTGCTGGACGCGATCGGTTCGCCCGTCCAGGCCGAGATCAAGGACGTGGCGGCCGCACGTGCACTCGCCGAGGTGATGCTGCGGCGCGACCTGGCCGGCCGGGTCGAGGTGTCCTCGTTCCACGACGAGGCCGTGGCCGAGATCGCTCAGCTGGTCCCAGGCGTGCGGACGGTGCTCATCGCCAGCCGCTGGGAAGGCGACGTGGTCGACCGGGCGAAGGCGGCCGGGGCGGCGACGCTCGCCCTGAACATCCGCAGGATCACCCTCGAAGTGGTCGAGCGGGCGCACGCGGAGGGCCTGAAGGTGATCGGCTGGGTCGTCAACACCCAGGACCATCTGCGCCTCGTGCGCGCGCTGGGTCTGGACGGTGCGACGACCGACTACCCGGAGATCCGGCGCGCCGGGCGCTTCACCGCCTGA
- a CDS encoding DUF6421 family protein — MTEILEHANATGATAAAQRVVEHPAWPALKSAVEEFRPWQSADGSIDFDAEGAPSVTAAAEVVERVVAAVERLSPLLPHDDAYHRALVSDLRRWAADGFGVPDFLDSLLAFQPAADRADGLQHLVVFAMYTQNGNPDRNLEAVVLRMVWPEWLADLEATRYDNPLFCGITFEDFTSGYDTNSAVLFPETIAVREAPERFSWGGIFCDREAARFRRVTEASVDLLGLDLPDDIRDMLGDQKRCEQAFVLWDMVHDRTHSHGDLPFDPFMIKQRQPFWMYGLEELRCDLTAFKEAVKLEADGFGQGRDVQFAVLFDRMFRFPVTGERVRNYDGLGGQLLFAYLHKHDVVRWTDNTLKIDWARAPQVTNQLCGEIEKLYRDGIDRPKLVHWFAAYDLVASYLAPHPGSRWAKGPDALDLTQPPRKLVDDVLPDEFPLSMFYEALSKKLKHVIASTKGITAADAGRAAA; from the coding sequence ATGACGGAAATTCTTGAGCATGCCAACGCCACCGGCGCGACAGCTGCTGCCCAGAGGGTCGTGGAGCACCCGGCATGGCCCGCGCTCAAGAGTGCCGTGGAAGAGTTCCGCCCCTGGCAGTCCGCGGACGGCTCCATCGATTTCGACGCGGAGGGCGCGCCTTCCGTCACGGCGGCCGCAGAGGTCGTCGAACGCGTCGTCGCCGCGGTCGAGCGGCTCTCCCCGCTGCTCCCGCACGACGACGCCTACCACCGTGCGCTCGTCAGCGACCTGCGCCGCTGGGCCGCGGACGGCTTCGGCGTACCGGACTTCCTCGACTCGCTCCTCGCCTTCCAGCCCGCCGCCGACCGCGCGGACGGACTCCAGCACCTCGTCGTCTTCGCGATGTACACGCAGAACGGCAACCCGGACCGCAACCTCGAGGCCGTCGTGCTGCGGATGGTCTGGCCCGAGTGGCTCGCCGATCTCGAGGCCACGCGTTACGACAACCCGCTGTTCTGCGGGATCACCTTCGAGGACTTCACCTCGGGATACGACACCAACTCCGCGGTGCTCTTCCCCGAGACCATCGCCGTACGCGAGGCACCCGAGCGCTTCAGCTGGGGCGGCATCTTCTGCGACCGGGAGGCCGCACGCTTCCGCCGCGTGACCGAGGCGTCCGTCGACCTCCTCGGCCTCGACCTGCCCGACGACATCCGCGACATGCTCGGCGACCAGAAGCGCTGCGAGCAGGCCTTCGTGCTCTGGGACATGGTGCACGACCGCACCCACAGCCACGGCGACCTTCCGTTCGACCCCTTCATGATCAAGCAGCGCCAGCCGTTCTGGATGTATGGGCTCGAGGAGCTGCGCTGCGACCTCACCGCCTTCAAGGAGGCCGTGAAGCTGGAGGCCGACGGCTTCGGTCAGGGCCGGGACGTCCAGTTCGCCGTGCTCTTCGACCGGATGTTCCGCTTCCCCGTGACCGGCGAGCGCGTGCGCAACTACGACGGCCTCGGCGGCCAGCTGCTCTTCGCGTACCTCCACAAGCACGATGTGGTCCGCTGGACCGACAACACCCTCAAGATCGACTGGGCCCGCGCCCCGCAGGTCACCAACCAGCTGTGCGGAGAGATCGAGAAGCTCTACCGCGACGGCATCGACCGTCCGAAGCTCGTGCACTGGTTCGCGGCGTACGACCTGGTCGCGAGCTACCTCGCACCCCACCCGGGATCACGCTGGGCCAAGGGCCCGGACGCCCTGGACCTGACCCAGCCGCCGCGCAAGCTCGTCGACGACGTGCTTCCGGACGAGTTTCCCCTGAGCATGTTCTATGAGGCGCTTTCGAAGAAGCTGAAGCACGTGATCGCCTCGACCAAGGGGATCACCGCGGCGGACGCCGGGCGGGCAGCTGCGTGA
- a CDS encoding SDR family NAD(P)-dependent oxidoreductase gives MNGTDRSDSGVLEGAVIAVAGAAGPAGRATLLRLAEAGATVVASDANPERLVEAVDAARYAHGGATVTGDTVDLLDPGAAREWALKTEKEFGRVDGLVHLVGGWRGGSGFADTSLADWDFLEKLLIRTVQSTSLAFQEVLQRSDRGRYVLISAAGASNPTAGNAAYAAAKAAAEAWTLALADAFRKAGGDAGPTSAAAILVVKALVHDAMRAERPNAKFAGFTDVTELAEAIAGVWDRPAGEVNGKRLWLTPQP, from the coding sequence ATGAACGGAACGGACAGGAGCGACAGCGGCGTGCTCGAGGGTGCTGTGATCGCGGTGGCCGGGGCGGCGGGGCCGGCGGGCCGCGCCACACTGCTGAGGCTCGCCGAGGCGGGTGCGACCGTGGTCGCCTCCGACGCCAACCCCGAGCGGCTGGTGGAGGCGGTCGACGCCGCGCGGTACGCACACGGTGGAGCGACCGTGACGGGCGACACGGTCGACCTCCTGGATCCCGGGGCCGCGCGGGAATGGGCGCTCAAGACGGAGAAGGAGTTCGGCCGCGTCGACGGCCTGGTCCACCTCGTCGGCGGCTGGCGCGGGGGCTCCGGCTTCGCCGACACCAGCCTCGCCGACTGGGACTTCCTGGAGAAGCTGCTGATCCGCACCGTCCAGTCCACCTCGCTGGCCTTCCAGGAGGTCCTCCAGCGCAGCGACCGGGGCCGGTACGTGCTGATCAGCGCGGCAGGGGCCAGCAACCCCACCGCCGGCAACGCCGCCTACGCCGCGGCCAAGGCGGCCGCCGAGGCATGGACACTCGCCCTCGCGGACGCGTTCCGTAAGGCGGGGGGCGACGCGGGCCCGACATCGGCTGCTGCGATCCTGGTGGTCAAGGCTCTGGTGCACGATGCGATGCGCGCCGAGCGCCCGAACGCCAAGTTCGCGGGCTTCACGGACGTCACGGAGCTGGCCGAGGCCATCGCCGGAGTCTGGGACCGGCCCGCCGGAGAAGTGAACGGAAAACGTCTGTGGCTGACCCCGCAACCGTAA
- a CDS encoding low specificity L-threonine aldolase: MADPATVRTDARRHHDPQVRGFASDNYAGVHPEVLAAIALANGGHQVAYGEDDYTGHLQRVMHSHFGPTAEAFPVFNGTGANVVALQALTDRWGAVICAESAHINVDEGGAPERVGGLKLLTVPTPDGKLTPELIDRQAYGWDDEHRAMPQVVSITQNTELGTVYTPDEIRAVCDHAHERGMKVHLDGARIANAAASLDVPMRTFTNTVGVDVLSFGGTKNGALFGEAVVVLNPDAVRAMKHLRKLSMQLASKMRFVSVQLEALLAGDLWLRNARHSNAMAQRLAEGVRTVDGVEILHPVQANAVFARLPHEVTERLQKRFRFYFWDETAGDVRWMCAFDTREDDVDAFVLALKEEMARQ, encoded by the coding sequence GTGGCTGACCCCGCAACCGTAAGGACCGACGCGCGACGTCATCACGATCCGCAGGTACGCGGCTTCGCGAGTGACAACTACGCGGGCGTGCACCCGGAGGTCCTCGCGGCCATCGCCCTCGCCAACGGCGGCCACCAGGTCGCCTACGGGGAGGACGACTACACCGGTCACCTCCAGCGCGTCATGCACAGCCACTTCGGCCCCACCGCCGAGGCCTTCCCGGTCTTCAACGGCACCGGAGCCAACGTGGTCGCCCTCCAGGCGCTGACGGACCGCTGGGGCGCGGTGATCTGCGCCGAGTCCGCGCACATCAACGTGGACGAGGGCGGAGCGCCGGAGCGTGTGGGCGGTCTCAAGCTGCTCACCGTGCCGACCCCGGACGGCAAGCTCACTCCGGAGCTCATCGACCGCCAGGCGTACGGCTGGGACGACGAACACCGGGCGATGCCGCAGGTCGTCTCGATCACGCAGAACACCGAGCTCGGGACCGTCTACACGCCCGACGAGATCCGTGCCGTCTGCGACCACGCCCACGAGCGGGGCATGAAGGTGCACCTCGACGGTGCCCGGATAGCGAACGCCGCCGCGTCGCTGGACGTGCCGATGCGCACCTTCACCAACACGGTCGGGGTCGACGTCCTGTCCTTCGGCGGCACCAAGAACGGTGCGCTCTTCGGAGAAGCCGTCGTCGTGCTGAACCCGGACGCCGTGCGGGCGATGAAGCATCTGCGGAAGCTCTCGATGCAGCTCGCGTCCAAGATGCGCTTCGTCTCGGTCCAGCTCGAGGCGCTGCTCGCGGGCGACCTCTGGCTGCGCAACGCACGCCACTCCAACGCGATGGCCCAGCGGCTCGCCGAAGGGGTACGGACGGTGGACGGGGTGGAGATCCTCCATCCCGTCCAGGCCAACGCCGTCTTCGCGCGGCTGCCGCACGAGGTGACCGAACGGCTGCAGAAGCGGTTCCGGTTCTACTTCTGGGACGAGACGGCCGGCGACGTCCGCTGGATGTGCGCGTTCGACACCCGCGAGGACGACGTCGACGCCTTCGTGCTGGCGCTCAAGGAGGAGATGGCGCGGCAGTAG
- a CDS encoding lysophospholipid acyltransferase family protein, translated as MAELVYRPVIGAARTLFKALDLKIDTQGSEHIPKTGGAVLVSNHISYLDFIFTGLGALPQKRLVRFMAKESVFRHKVSGPLMRGMKHIPVDRGQGEDAYAHALASLRAGEIVGVFPEATISQSFTLKSFKSGAARLAQEAGVPLIPMALWGTQRLWTKGRPRNFRRSHTPITIRVGEALEAPADQYAGAITRRLRERVQELLEAAQRAYPVRPKDASDTWWVPAHLGGTAPTPAEARERG; from the coding sequence ATGGCAGAACTCGTCTATCGGCCGGTCATCGGCGCCGCTCGCACGCTGTTCAAGGCGCTCGACCTGAAGATCGACACCCAGGGTTCGGAGCACATCCCGAAGACCGGTGGCGCGGTTCTGGTCAGCAACCACATCAGCTATCTGGACTTCATCTTCACCGGGCTCGGCGCCCTGCCCCAGAAGCGGCTCGTCCGCTTCATGGCGAAGGAGTCGGTCTTCCGTCACAAGGTCTCCGGGCCGCTGATGCGCGGGATGAAGCACATCCCCGTCGACCGCGGCCAGGGTGAGGACGCCTACGCACACGCGCTGGCCTCGCTGCGCGCGGGAGAGATCGTCGGCGTGTTCCCCGAGGCGACCATCTCGCAGTCCTTCACCCTGAAGAGCTTCAAGTCGGGCGCCGCGCGGCTGGCCCAGGAGGCCGGCGTACCGCTGATCCCGATGGCACTGTGGGGCACCCAGCGACTGTGGACCAAGGGGCGTCCGCGCAATTTCCGGCGCAGCCACACCCCGATCACGATCCGCGTGGGCGAGGCCTTGGAGGCACCCGCCGATCAGTACGCGGGGGCGATCACCCGCCGCCTGCGTGAGCGTGTGCAGGAGCTCCTCGAGGCCGCGCAGCGGGCCTACCCCGTGCGCCCCAAGGACGCGTCGGACACCTGGTGGGTGCCGGCCCACCTCGGGGGTACGGCTCCGACGCCCGCCGAGGCGCGTGAGCGCGGCTGA
- a CDS encoding thioredoxin family protein: MDGRTTGGTLSAAQLGAELGDRATLVQFSSAFCQPCRATRRTLAEVAGMVEGVAHIEIDAEAHLTLVRRLGVSRTPTVLVLDAEGRIVRRAVGQPRTVDVVAALGQAM, encoded by the coding sequence ATGGACGGGCGGACGACCGGTGGCACGCTGAGCGCGGCCCAACTCGGCGCGGAGTTGGGGGATCGGGCCACTCTGGTGCAGTTCTCCAGCGCGTTCTGCCAGCCGTGCCGCGCCACCAGGCGCACTCTCGCGGAGGTGGCCGGGATGGTGGAGGGTGTCGCCCACATCGAGATCGACGCCGAGGCGCATCTCACGCTCGTGCGCCGCCTCGGGGTCAGCCGGACCCCCACGGTCCTGGTGCTCGACGCGGAGGGCCGCATCGTCCGCAGGGCGGTGGGGCAGCCGCGTACGGTGGATGTCGTCGCCGCACTGGGGCAGGCGATGTGA